From Pseudomonas sp. CCI4.2, one genomic window encodes:
- the nifJ gene encoding pyruvate:ferredoxin (flavodoxin) oxidoreductase, with the protein MNKRSTMDANTAVALVAYQLSEVCAIYPITPSSTMAELADEWMAAGKLNLWGNLPLVQEMQAEGGAAGAVHGALQSGALTTTFTASQGLLLMLPNMYKIAGELTSTVFHVAARSLATSALSIFGDHSDVMAARMTGFALLSAASVQEAHDCALIAHAATLQARVPFLNFFDGFRTSHELNTVELLDESVLRDLIDESLIRAHRNRALNPEHPFIRGTAHNTDTYFQAREASNPYYQAVPGIVETLMQRFEKLTGRHYQLFEYYGAEDATRVIILMGAGAETVRETLKVLNASGEKVGVVQVRLYRPFSAEHLLAALPTSVQRIAVLEQTKEPGATGEPLYLDVIASLANAFSRGERKSLPLVVGGRYGISNKDFTPAMAKAVYDALLNPQPLHSFTIGIYDDVSHLSLPWDPAFSIEKPNVTRAVFYGLGADGTVGANKNSVKIIGEDTDLYAQGYFVYDSHKSGAQTISHLRFGPEPIHAPYLIAQAGFVACHKFDFLERQDLLGLAAPGATFLLNAPYDADTVWAHLPRPVQATIIEKKLDFYVIDASAAARELGLGTRTNTLLQTCFFALSGVLPREDAIAQIKKAIRKSYGRKGEDVVQMNFTAVDGALERLHHVKVPASISSVTELPALVPEAAPAFVQTFTAKMFASRGDYIPVSQLPVDGTFPSGTSAYEKRNIADTVPEWDQDLCIQCGQCSFVCPHAVIRARYYHEDRLTRAPEGFPSAPINARGYPEARFSLQIYLEDCTGCGLCVEACPAISLTDPAVKALNIVDKLPILERERANIHFFESLPVNDRSLVDFSHIRGVQFLQPLFEFPGACAGCGETPYLRLLSQLFGDRLQIANATGCSSIYGGNLPVTPWTKNHEGRGPAWSNSLFEDNAEFGLGYRLAADQHVALALRRVAELAPLVGEDLATAIIHAPQIQESEIRTQRERVAELKVKLLQLEAKDERAADLLSVVDHLVRRSIWLVGGDGWAYDIGYGGLDHVLAQGRDVNVLVLDTEVYSNTGGQSSKATPLAAVAKFATAGKRVPRKDLAMLAIAYGNVYVAQIAMGANPQHALQAFREAEAYDGPSLILAYSHCIAHGIDMRQGMHQQELATASGYWPLFRYNPEMRKVGANPFQLDSPRPTITLKDYAYNETRYSSLAKTDAKTAVDLLDAAQRWVDEKYRQYEDLAARDGSRFWSHTPVES; encoded by the coding sequence ATGAACAAGCGCAGCACGATGGACGCCAATACGGCGGTGGCGCTGGTCGCCTATCAACTCAGCGAAGTGTGTGCGATCTACCCGATCACCCCGTCTTCGACCATGGCCGAGTTGGCCGATGAATGGATGGCCGCCGGCAAGCTCAACCTCTGGGGCAACCTGCCGCTGGTGCAGGAGATGCAAGCCGAAGGCGGCGCGGCCGGCGCGGTCCACGGGGCATTGCAATCCGGGGCACTGACGACCACCTTCACCGCGTCCCAGGGCCTGTTGTTGATGCTGCCCAACATGTACAAGATCGCCGGCGAACTGACCTCTACTGTGTTTCACGTCGCGGCTCGCTCCCTGGCGACCTCGGCCTTGTCGATTTTTGGCGACCACTCGGACGTCATGGCCGCACGCATGACCGGCTTCGCCCTGCTTAGCGCCGCATCAGTTCAAGAAGCCCATGACTGCGCGCTGATTGCTCACGCTGCGACCTTGCAAGCGCGGGTGCCGTTCCTGAATTTCTTCGACGGCTTTCGCACTTCTCACGAACTCAACACCGTGGAGCTGCTGGACGAAAGCGTGTTGCGCGACTTGATCGACGAGTCACTGATTCGCGCCCACCGTAACCGCGCCTTGAACCCGGAACACCCGTTCATCCGGGGTACCGCGCACAACACCGACACCTATTTCCAGGCACGGGAAGCCAGCAATCCGTATTACCAAGCGGTTCCCGGCATCGTCGAAACACTCATGCAGCGCTTCGAAAAACTCACCGGGCGCCACTATCAGTTGTTCGAATACTACGGCGCCGAAGACGCCACCCGGGTGATCATCCTGATGGGCGCCGGGGCTGAAACCGTGCGTGAAACCCTCAAGGTGCTAAATGCCTCGGGTGAGAAAGTCGGTGTGGTGCAGGTTCGTCTCTACCGCCCATTCTCCGCCGAGCATTTGCTGGCGGCGCTGCCGACTTCGGTGCAACGCATCGCGGTGCTGGAGCAAACCAAAGAACCCGGTGCCACCGGTGAGCCGCTGTATCTGGACGTGATCGCCAGTCTCGCCAACGCGTTTTCCCGAGGCGAACGGAAAAGCCTGCCGTTGGTGGTCGGCGGTCGCTACGGCATTTCCAACAAGGACTTCACTCCGGCGATGGCCAAAGCCGTCTACGACGCCTTGCTTAATCCGCAGCCGCTGCACAGTTTCACCATTGGTATCTACGATGACGTCAGCCACTTAAGCCTGCCGTGGGACCCGGCGTTCAGCATCGAAAAACCCAACGTCACCCGCGCAGTGTTCTATGGCTTGGGGGCCGACGGCACGGTGGGTGCGAACAAGAACAGCGTGAAGATCATCGGTGAAGACACCGACCTGTATGCCCAGGGTTATTTTGTCTACGACTCGCACAAGTCCGGCGCGCAAACCATTTCCCACCTGCGCTTCGGCCCGGAGCCGATCCACGCGCCGTATCTGATCGCCCAGGCTGGGTTTGTCGCCTGCCACAAGTTCGACTTTCTGGAACGTCAGGACTTGCTCGGACTGGCCGCGCCTGGGGCGACCTTTCTGCTCAATGCGCCGTACGACGCCGACACGGTGTGGGCCCATCTGCCCCGGCCGGTGCAGGCCACGATTATTGAAAAGAAACTCGACTTCTACGTCATCGATGCGTCGGCGGCCGCCCGTGAACTGGGCCTCGGCACCCGCACCAATACTCTGTTGCAGACCTGTTTCTTCGCCCTGTCTGGCGTTTTGCCCCGGGAAGATGCCATCGCCCAAATCAAAAAAGCCATCCGCAAAAGCTACGGCCGCAAAGGCGAAGACGTGGTGCAGATGAACTTCACCGCCGTGGACGGCGCGTTGGAACGCCTGCATCACGTCAAGGTCCCAGCCAGCATCAGCAGCGTGACCGAACTGCCGGCGCTGGTGCCCGAGGCAGCACCGGCTTTTGTTCAAACCTTCACCGCAAAAATGTTCGCCAGCCGTGGCGACTACATCCCGGTCAGCCAGTTGCCGGTGGACGGCACCTTCCCGTCCGGGACCAGCGCCTACGAAAAACGCAACATTGCCGACACCGTGCCCGAGTGGGACCAAGACCTGTGCATTCAGTGCGGACAATGCAGCTTCGTTTGTCCCCACGCGGTGATTCGCGCCCGCTATTACCATGAAGACCGACTCACCCGCGCCCCCGAGGGTTTCCCCTCGGCCCCGATCAACGCCCGTGGCTACCCGGAAGCACGCTTCTCGTTACAAATTTATCTGGAAGACTGCACCGGCTGCGGCCTGTGCGTCGAAGCCTGCCCGGCGATCAGCCTGACTGATCCTGCGGTCAAGGCGCTGAACATCGTCGACAAACTGCCGATTCTGGAACGCGAACGCGCCAATATTCATTTCTTCGAAAGCCTGCCGGTCAACGATCGTTCACTGGTGGACTTCTCCCACATTCGCGGCGTGCAATTCCTGCAACCGCTGTTCGAGTTTCCGGGTGCCTGCGCCGGGTGTGGCGAAACGCCTTACCTGCGGTTGCTAAGCCAGCTGTTCGGCGATCGGCTGCAAATCGCCAACGCCACCGGCTGCTCCTCAATCTACGGCGGCAATCTGCCGGTTACGCCTTGGACCAAAAACCACGAGGGCCGTGGTCCGGCGTGGTCCAACTCGCTGTTCGAAGACAACGCCGAATTTGGTCTGGGTTACCGGCTCGCGGCGGACCAACATGTGGCGCTGGCCCTGCGGCGGGTTGCCGAACTGGCACCATTGGTGGGCGAAGACCTGGCAACGGCGATCATTCATGCGCCGCAGATTCAGGAATCGGAAATCCGCACCCAGCGCGAGCGTGTCGCTGAACTGAAGGTCAAGCTGCTGCAGCTTGAAGCCAAGGACGAGCGCGCAGCGGATCTGCTGTCGGTAGTCGATCACCTCGTGCGCCGCAGCATCTGGTTGGTAGGCGGCGATGGCTGGGCCTACGACATCGGCTACGGCGGGCTTGACCATGTGCTGGCCCAAGGTCGCGATGTGAATGTGTTGGTGCTCGACACGGAGGTGTATTCCAATACCGGCGGCCAGTCATCCAAAGCCACGCCATTGGCTGCCGTAGCAAAATTCGCCACGGCCGGTAAACGGGTGCCACGCAAAGACTTGGCCATGCTGGCAATTGCCTATGGCAATGTCTACGTCGCGCAAATTGCCATGGGCGCCAATCCCCAGCATGCGTTACAGGCGTTCCGTGAAGCCGAGGCTTACGACGGGCCTTCGCTGATTCTCGCCTACAGTCACTGCATCGCCCACGGCATCGACATGCGCCAAGGCATGCACCAGCAGGAGTTGGCCACCGCCAGCGGATACTGGCCGCTGTTTCGCTACAACCCGGAAATGCGCAAGGTCGGCGCCAACCCGTTCCAGCTTGACTCGCCACGCCCGACCATTACCCTCAAGGACTACGCCTACAACGAAACCCGCTACAGTTCACTGGCCAAAACCGACGCTAAAACCGCCGTCGACTTGCTCGATGCCGCGCAGCGTTGGGTCGATGAAAAGTACCGCCAATACGAAGACCTCGCCGCCCGCGACGGCAGCCGGTTCTGGTCGCACACGCCGGTTGAGAGTTGA
- a CDS encoding bifunctional enoyl-CoA hydratase/phosphate acetyltransferase, which yields MTTSLPIKPDDLERLHNRSFEDIVVGESASLERTLTAQDIQLFALVSGDVNPLYVDPEFAATTHFNTVFAHGMWGGALISALIGTRLPGPGSVSLGQTLKFLAPVRIGDTLTVSVTVTARDPARQLLTLACSGINQEGMVVLEGESLVHAASEHIDVQRVSLPGVELRHSADGLHRLLHACHALEPIRVGVVHPCDDVSFEAALNARDAGLIHPILIGPRAKLEALAAKGNHDLSGLSIEDVPHSHAAAVRGAEMARDGQVEALMKGSLHTDELMSAVVPSAAQLRTKRRITHCFVMQTPFYPRPFIITDAAINILPTLVDKVDIVRNAIDLAHILGVSDPHVAILAAVEMVNANMPATLDAAALCKMADRGQITGAVLDGPLAFDNAISVAAARIKGIHSPVSGKADILVVPDLESGNMLVKQLEYLSGAASAGIVLGAKIPIILTSRADSGEARIASCAIAVLVAHHYRVTPP from the coding sequence ATGACCACTTCTTTACCGATCAAACCCGACGACCTGGAACGCCTGCATAATCGGTCTTTCGAGGACATCGTCGTCGGCGAATCGGCCTCTCTGGAGCGGACCCTGACCGCGCAGGACATCCAGTTGTTCGCGCTGGTCTCCGGCGATGTGAATCCGCTTTACGTCGATCCTGAATTCGCCGCCACTACCCACTTCAACACGGTTTTCGCCCATGGCATGTGGGGTGGCGCGTTGATTTCGGCGTTGATCGGTACTCGATTGCCGGGGCCCGGCTCTGTATCCCTGGGACAAACCCTCAAGTTCCTTGCCCCGGTACGCATCGGCGACACGCTGACCGTCTCGGTCACCGTTACCGCCCGTGATCCAGCGCGGCAGTTACTAACGTTGGCCTGCAGCGGCATCAACCAAGAAGGCATGGTGGTATTGGAAGGTGAATCCCTGGTCCACGCCGCCAGTGAGCATATCGATGTGCAACGGGTCAGCCTGCCAGGTGTCGAGTTGCGCCACAGCGCCGACGGCCTGCACCGTTTGCTGCACGCCTGCCATGCACTGGAACCGATCCGCGTCGGCGTCGTGCATCCGTGCGACGACGTGAGTTTTGAAGCCGCTCTAAATGCCCGTGATGCAGGGTTGATCCATCCGATTTTGATTGGCCCAAGGGCAAAACTGGAAGCGCTGGCGGCCAAGGGCAATCACGACCTTTCCGGCCTTAGCATTGAAGACGTACCCCACAGCCACGCCGCTGCTGTACGTGGTGCGGAAATGGCCCGGGACGGTCAGGTCGAAGCCCTGATGAAAGGCAGCTTGCACACCGACGAACTCATGTCCGCCGTGGTGCCCTCTGCGGCGCAACTGCGTACCAAGCGACGGATCACCCATTGCTTCGTCATGCAAACCCCGTTTTACCCGCGCCCTTTTATCATCACCGACGCCGCAATCAACATCTTGCCGACCCTAGTCGACAAAGTGGACATCGTGCGCAATGCCATCGATCTGGCGCATATCCTCGGCGTTAGCGATCCACATGTGGCAATCCTGGCTGCGGTGGAAATGGTCAACGCCAACATGCCCGCCACCCTTGATGCCGCCGCGCTGTGCAAAATGGCCGATCGCGGCCAGATCACCGGGGCGGTTCTCGACGGCCCCCTGGCGTTCGACAACGCGATTTCCGTGGCGGCAGCGCGGATCAAGGGCATCCATTCACCCGTTTCTGGTAAAGCCGACATCCTGGTCGTGCCTGATCTGGAAAGCGGCAATATGCTCGTCAAGCAGCTGGAATACCTGAGCGGCGCCGCCAGCGCCGGTATCGTGCTCGGCGCAAAAATCCCGATTATATTGACCAGCCGCGCTGACTCGGGGGAAGCCCGCATTGCGTCCTGTGCCATCGCGGTGCTGGTGGCCCATCACTATCGGGTGACGCCGCCGTAG
- the ssuD gene encoding FMNH2-dependent alkanesulfonate monooxygenase: MSVDIFWFLPTSGDTRYLGRSDSGRPATNEYMRQITVAAESLGYDGVLIPTGASCLDPWITAASRVPVTHRIKLLVALRTSLGNPTASARQAATLDQASNGRLLLNVVPGGDATELAADGIFLDHDQRYEAADEFLTVWRQLLSGETVDYAGKHVRVEGAQNFFKPVQQPHPPLYFGGSSPAAHELAAKHVEAYLTWGEPPAAVAEKITDVRARAKKHGRTVHFGVRLHVIVRETNEQAWAAAEELISHLDDDTIADAQQNYAKMDSEGQRRMTALHGGRRDKLEVSPNLWAGPGLVRGGAGTALVGDPETVAARLKEYVELGVDRFVLSGYPHLEEAFRFAELVFPRLGKTPVTVRDQVLTGGAFDVRAGKKSANDEAARLFAL; the protein is encoded by the coding sequence ATGAGTGTCGATATTTTTTGGTTTCTTCCCACCTCCGGTGACACCCGTTATCTGGGCCGTTCCGACAGCGGCCGGCCAGCCACCAATGAGTACATGCGCCAAATCACGGTGGCTGCCGAGAGCCTCGGTTATGACGGCGTATTGATTCCCACCGGCGCGAGTTGCCTGGACCCGTGGATCACCGCTGCCAGCCGGGTGCCGGTGACCCATCGCATCAAACTGTTGGTGGCATTGCGCACGTCGTTGGGCAACCCAACAGCGTCGGCCCGTCAGGCGGCCACCCTAGACCAAGCCAGTAACGGACGGCTGCTGCTGAATGTGGTGCCCGGTGGCGACGCGACCGAATTGGCCGCCGACGGTATTTTTCTCGACCACGATCAGCGCTACGAAGCTGCCGATGAGTTCCTCACGGTGTGGCGTCAGTTGCTCAGCGGCGAGACCGTGGATTACGCCGGTAAGCACGTGCGGGTCGAAGGTGCGCAGAACTTCTTTAAACCGGTTCAACAACCGCACCCGCCCCTGTATTTTGGCGGGTCTTCGCCGGCTGCCCATGAGCTGGCAGCCAAGCACGTGGAAGCCTACTTGACCTGGGGTGAGCCGCCAGCGGCCGTGGCCGAGAAGATCACAGATGTACGGGCACGCGCCAAAAAACATGGCCGCACCGTGCATTTTGGCGTGCGTTTGCACGTGATTGTGCGGGAAACCAATGAGCAGGCTTGGGCCGCCGCCGAGGAGTTGATCAGCCACCTTGACGACGACACGATTGCCGATGCCCAGCAGAACTACGCCAAGATGGATTCCGAAGGTCAACGCCGGATGACCGCTTTGCACGGCGGACGACGCGACAAGTTGGAAGTCTCGCCTAACCTGTGGGCCGGCCCGGGTCTGGTACGTGGCGGCGCGGGTACGGCGCTGGTCGGCGACCCTGAAACCGTGGCCGCTCGCCTGAAGGAATACGTCGAGCTTGGGGTTGATCGTTTTGTATTGTCCGGCTACCCGCACTTGGAAGAAGCGTTCCGCTTTGCCGAACTGGTGTTCCCGCGGCTGGGCAAAACGCCGGTCACGGTCCGTGATCAGGTGTTGACCGGGGGCGCGTTTGACGTTCGGGCCGGTAAGAAATCGGCCAACGACGAGGCCGCCCGGTTGTTTGCCCTGTAA
- a CDS encoding DUF2515 family protein encodes MHDNRFQWAGLAAFASKQVGCGLLHAASMTEVIQAERDARQRLIDSNAASNPGFLGAHIFKDTDQQALDDYRAARSNNPVPLSDLGLGGEPSSLMQQQFQHVYDMMALGNTTLFLDIFPLHAFYKKRGLEELRTCLDERKGIFGHPKFPVLWPVGQKKLEFGVRYYQILDAFKAIEKGDIAESVRQLAEHEQRNILQPTIYEDPQLKLLLRGNHASYVTGFPSGVAQAIELTLASQCQPVEDGRTLEFSSNPFADLSDYKQRIAFVMQAAARFDEMLGDGNRPLLEQSIKDIAEGSGVR; translated from the coding sequence CTGCACGACAACCGCTTTCAGTGGGCCGGGCTGGCAGCCTTTGCCTCCAAGCAAGTCGGTTGCGGGTTGTTGCATGCCGCGAGTATGACTGAGGTTATCCAGGCTGAGCGCGACGCCAGGCAGCGCTTGATCGACTCCAATGCGGCATCGAATCCCGGCTTCCTCGGGGCTCATATCTTCAAAGATACGGATCAGCAGGCGCTGGACGATTACCGAGCCGCCCGCAGCAATAATCCCGTTCCCCTGAGCGACCTTGGCCTGGGCGGGGAACCCTCATCCTTGATGCAGCAACAGTTCCAGCATGTCTACGACATGATGGCGCTGGGTAATACCACGTTGTTTCTCGATATCTTCCCGCTGCATGCGTTTTACAAAAAGCGTGGGCTAGAAGAGTTAAGGACCTGTCTTGATGAACGGAAGGGCATTTTTGGTCATCCGAAGTTTCCGGTATTGTGGCCGGTGGGGCAGAAAAAGCTTGAGTTTGGTGTTCGGTATTACCAAATTCTCGATGCCTTCAAGGCAATAGAAAAGGGAGATATTGCCGAGAGCGTGCGGCAATTGGCGGAGCATGAGCAGCGCAATATTCTGCAACCGACCATTTACGAAGATCCACAGCTTAAACTGCTTTTGCGCGGCAACCATGCGTCCTATGTCACCGGATTTCCTTCGGGGGTGGCTCAAGCCATTGAGCTGACCCTGGCGAGCCAATGCCAGCCGGTCGAGGATGGGCGCACCCTCGAATTCAGCAGCAACCCGTTTGCAGACTTGTCAGATTACAAGCAGCGCATAGCCTTCGTAATGCAAGCAGCGGCGCGTTTTGATGAGATGCTGGGCGACGGGAATCGACCCTTGCTGGAGCAGTCGATCAAGGATATCGCCGAAGGATCGGGCGTCCGATGA
- a CDS encoding AraC family transcriptional regulator yields the protein MPTVHNALIEHRPAALEVILSGPEHSFRWYEHDYPYPLARWNHHPEFEIHLIRQGSGKLVAGDYIGAFEAGHVAMIGPDLPHDWIGDLAPGENLRGRDVVLQFDGVALLALRQTMPELGDLQSLFERARRGLEFTGGTAVKAARLLEAIGSAQGLHRLVVFLELLSTLLAAPKPETHFLASAYYAPNLDVRNYERVHKAFDYLLKELTGEVRLSVIAEQLNMSEPGFSRFFRRATGHGFIDLMGKLRIQRACRLLLQTKMSVADICFEVGYCNLSNFNRHFRAEMNQTPSEYRHAASASLSNKGSVCGGISGAEQYCPGIQLKGRRSLA from the coding sequence ATGCCTACTGTTCACAACGCCTTAATCGAACACCGCCCAGCGGCGTTGGAAGTCATTCTGTCCGGGCCAGAGCACAGCTTTCGCTGGTACGAACACGACTACCCTTATCCGCTGGCCCGCTGGAATCATCACCCCGAATTCGAAATTCATCTCATTCGCCAAGGCAGTGGCAAGCTGGTTGCGGGGGATTACATTGGTGCGTTTGAGGCGGGTCATGTCGCGATGATCGGCCCAGATCTACCCCACGACTGGATCGGCGATCTTGCCCCAGGCGAAAACCTGCGGGGACGCGATGTTGTGCTGCAATTCGACGGCGTGGCGTTGTTGGCTCTTCGCCAGACGATGCCTGAGTTGGGTGACTTGCAGTCGCTATTTGAGCGGGCCCGGCGCGGGTTGGAGTTTACCGGCGGGACGGCCGTCAAAGCCGCACGCCTTCTTGAAGCGATAGGCTCAGCCCAAGGCTTGCATCGTTTGGTGGTGTTTCTGGAACTGCTGAGTACGTTGTTGGCCGCTCCCAAACCTGAGACGCACTTTCTGGCGAGCGCCTATTACGCGCCGAACCTAGACGTCAGAAATTACGAACGCGTCCATAAAGCGTTCGATTACTTGCTTAAAGAGTTGACCGGAGAGGTTCGGCTGTCGGTCATCGCTGAGCAGTTAAATATGAGCGAGCCAGGTTTTTCGCGTTTCTTCAGGCGCGCCACTGGCCATGGTTTTATCGACTTGATGGGCAAGCTGCGAATACAGCGTGCGTGCCGGCTGTTGTTGCAAACGAAAATGTCAGTGGCTGATATCTGCTTCGAAGTCGGCTACTGCAACCTGTCCAACTTCAACCGGCACTTCCGAGCTGAAATGAACCAGACACCGAGTGAGTACCGGCACGCGGCGTCTGCCTCATTGAGCAACAAGGGCTCGGTCTGTGGAGGCATATCAGGTGCTGAACAATATTGTCCTGGAATACAACTAAAAGGTCGGCGCTCTTTGGCGTGA
- a CDS encoding sugar ABC transporter substrate-binding protein: MKISLQALLLSAGLSFLVTSHAAESITIATVNNSDMIRMQRLSKVFEAQHPDIKLNWVVLEENVLRQRLTTDIATQGGQFDVLTIGTYETPLWGAKHWLEPMQDLPANYDLDDIFPSVRQGLSVNGTLYALPFYGESTVTYYRTDLFKQAGLTMPEQPSWTQLGEFAAKLHHPDQGQYGMCLRGKAGWGENMALLTTMANTFGARWFDEQWQPQFTSPEWTAAANFYINTLTKYGPPGVSSNGFNETLALFNSGKCAIWVDASVAGSFTTDKEQSRVADSVGFAPAPIEVTPKGASWLYAWSLAIPATSKHKDAAKAFITWATSKDYIQLVTEKDGITNVPPGTRTSTYNDAYLKAAPFAKVTLQMMQNADPAHPSSKPVPYVGIQYVTIPEFQAIGTSVGKIFSAALTGQMSVEQALSSAQSLTEREMKRAGYPK; this comes from the coding sequence ATGAAGATTTCGCTCCAGGCACTTCTTCTGTCCGCCGGCTTGTCCTTTTTAGTCACCAGCCACGCTGCAGAATCAATCACCATCGCGACCGTCAACAACAGCGACATGATCCGCATGCAGCGGCTTTCCAAAGTATTTGAAGCGCAGCACCCGGACATCAAACTCAACTGGGTGGTGCTCGAAGAGAACGTCCTGCGCCAACGCCTCACCACGGATATTGCGACCCAAGGTGGGCAGTTCGACGTATTAACCATCGGCACCTATGAAACCCCGTTGTGGGGCGCTAAGCATTGGCTTGAGCCCATGCAGGACTTGCCTGCCAATTACGATCTCGACGATATTTTCCCCTCTGTGCGCCAAGGACTGTCGGTCAACGGCACCCTGTACGCCCTGCCCTTTTACGGCGAAAGCACCGTCACCTACTACCGTACTGACCTGTTTAAACAGGCCGGACTTACCATGCCTGAACAGCCCAGCTGGACTCAGCTCGGTGAGTTTGCAGCCAAACTTCATCACCCCGATCAAGGCCAGTACGGCATGTGCTTGCGTGGTAAAGCCGGCTGGGGTGAAAACATGGCGCTGCTGACCACCATGGCCAACACCTTTGGCGCGCGTTGGTTCGATGAGCAGTGGCAACCGCAATTCACCAGTCCAGAGTGGACAGCTGCGGCGAATTTTTATATCAACACCCTGACCAAATACGGTCCGCCAGGGGTGTCGAGTAATGGGTTTAATGAAACCTTGGCGTTGTTCAATAGCGGGAAATGTGCGATTTGGGTCGACGCCAGCGTTGCCGGCTCCTTCACCACTGACAAGGAGCAAAGCCGGGTCGCCGACAGTGTTGGCTTCGCCCCTGCACCGATTGAAGTGACCCCAAAAGGCGCCTCTTGGCTGTACGCCTGGTCATTGGCAATTCCCGCCACGTCCAAGCACAAAGACGCGGCCAAGGCCTTCATCACCTGGGCAACCTCCAAAGACTACATTCAACTGGTCACTGAGAAAGACGGCATTACCAATGTACCGCCAGGCACACGCACGTCTACTTACAACGATGCTTATTTGAAGGCAGCACCGTTCGCCAAAGTGACACTGCAAATGATGCAGAACGCCGATCCCGCGCACCCTTCGTCCAAGCCGGTGCCCTACGTCGGCATTCAGTACGTGACCATCCCCGAGTTTCAAGCCATCGGTACTTCGGTGGGCAAAATTTTCTCTGCAGCGCTGACGGGACAGATGTCGGTCGAGCAAGCCCTGAGTTCGGCGCAATCGCTGACTGAACGAGAAATGAAGCGTGCGGGCTATCCAAAATAA
- a CDS encoding L-iditol 2-dehydrogenase, with the protein MKRLEGKSALITGAARGIGQVFAQAYLHEGATVAIADIDFQRAQATAVALGPHAYAVKMDVTDQASIDAAIAAVITHTGKLDILVNNAALFDLAPIKEITRTSFERLFSINVAGTLFTLQAAARQMISQGHGGKIINMASQAGRRGEALVAVYCASKAAVISLTQSAGLNLIKHGINVNAIAPGVVDGEHWDGVDALFAHYENLPVGEKKKRVGEQVPFGRMATADDLKGMAIFLASSESDYIVAQTYNVDGGNWMS; encoded by the coding sequence ATGAAACGACTGGAAGGAAAAAGCGCACTGATAACCGGGGCTGCCCGGGGCATCGGTCAAGTATTCGCTCAGGCGTACCTCCATGAAGGCGCCACGGTGGCCATCGCCGACATCGATTTTCAACGCGCGCAAGCTACCGCAGTAGCGCTTGGCCCCCATGCGTATGCAGTGAAGATGGACGTCACCGATCAAGCCTCCATTGATGCAGCCATTGCCGCTGTCATTACCCACACGGGCAAGCTCGATATTCTGGTCAATAACGCTGCGCTTTTCGACTTGGCACCCATCAAGGAAATCACCCGAACCAGTTTCGAACGGCTATTTTCGATCAACGTGGCTGGCACTTTATTTACCCTGCAGGCAGCCGCCAGACAGATGATCAGCCAAGGGCATGGCGGAAAAATCATCAACATGGCGAGCCAGGCCGGACGCCGTGGCGAGGCTCTGGTCGCGGTCTATTGCGCGAGTAAAGCCGCGGTGATCAGCCTGACTCAATCTGCGGGATTGAACCTCATCAAGCACGGAATAAACGTCAATGCCATCGCCCCTGGTGTGGTCGATGGCGAACACTGGGACGGCGTTGATGCGCTGTTTGCCCACTATGAAAACCTTCCAGTAGGCGAGAAAAAGAAGCGCGTTGGCGAGCAAGTGCCCTTCGGTAGAATGGCCACCGCCGATGACTTGAAAGGCATGGCGATTTTCCTGGCCTCTTCAGAGAGCGATTACATCGTCGCCCAGACGTACAACGTTGACGGCGGTAACTGGATGAGTTGA